The following are encoded together in the Pedobacter steynii genome:
- a CDS encoding GPW/gp25 family protein has translation MSDFLYNKPFRLKNIFENKDLKETDIGKSISQNIELIIFTRYGEHRHNRNFGCEIWDLDFELIVSETTWEEKFRQSLLRSITNYEPRLYQVEVEIKMSEVEKIFSIRNVTEIKKKVDISIWGKMNITGEKYYFNTGLFLSPLSS, from the coding sequence ATGTCTGATTTCTTATATAATAAACCATTTCGATTAAAAAACATCTTTGAAAACAAGGATCTGAAAGAAACCGATATAGGCAAATCTATTTCTCAAAACATCGAACTAATCATTTTTACGAGATATGGAGAACACCGGCATAACAGGAATTTCGGGTGCGAAATCTGGGATCTGGACTTCGAATTAATTGTAAGTGAAACCACCTGGGAAGAAAAATTCAGGCAATCTCTGCTCCGCTCTATCACGAATTATGAGCCCAGACTGTACCAGGTAGAGGTTGAAATTAAAATGAGTGAGGTAGAGAAGATATTTTCCATCAGAAATGTTACAGAAATTAAGAAAAAGGTAGATATCTCTATCTGGGGAAAAATGAATATAACAGGAGAAAAATATTATTTCAACACCGGTCTGTTTTTAAGCCCATTATCCAGCTAA
- a CDS encoding type VI secretion system TssO, whose translation MKPINAQELSKSYRLFVLNFILLTSFAILCVYLFFVASKFEYQLLEKEVKQTEMLLSKRKEINTNFDVILQRFQQLSKYTSIGSAEMNNQAIMLEDIQNKNFRIREIIKEQKSEASSFQLYKKMTDDVAQMASIQDSLFGTKFQIANLKSQLESCLRTNQAATKKLKSGIFK comes from the coding sequence ATGAAACCAATCAACGCTCAGGAACTCAGTAAATCTTACCGGCTTTTTGTCTTGAACTTTATTTTGCTCACGTCTTTTGCGATCCTTTGCGTATACCTGTTTTTTGTTGCTTCAAAGTTTGAATACCAATTGCTGGAAAAAGAAGTAAAGCAAACGGAAATGCTCCTTTCTAAGAGAAAAGAAATCAATACCAATTTTGATGTCATTTTGCAGCGTTTCCAACAACTTTCCAAATACACCTCTATAGGTTCTGCTGAAATGAATAATCAGGCGATTATGCTGGAAGACATTCAGAATAAAAATTTTAGAATCAGAGAAATCATCAAGGAGCAGAAATCTGAAGCCAGTAGTTTTCAATTGTACAAAAAGATGACCGACGATGTTGCGCAAATGGCCAGCATTCAGGATTCTTTGTTTGGAACGAAATTTCAAATCGCGAATCTGAAGAGCCAGCTGGAGTCTTGTCTCAGAACAAACCAGGCTGCAACGAAAAAACTGAAATCGGGAATTTTTAAATAA
- a CDS encoding type VI secretion system transmembrane protein TssO, which translates to MIKLSIKERREQFLFFIGIFLFTAALLSFGLFHDYGHGRVVSKQDLADKLSQNAEFEATVKDQRATVDTTYKQIIRFDPGVQAVFLENDIKNSLNSIKSNYERRASDLRYKTFLQASQLYTDLFYDRRELKGNNNDMEGLSNSLKDCKLSTNQLKQTMGNQK; encoded by the coding sequence ATGATTAAGCTGAGTATAAAAGAAAGAAGAGAACAGTTTCTCTTTTTTATAGGAATTTTTTTGTTTACCGCTGCTTTGCTGAGCTTCGGTCTTTTTCATGATTATGGTCATGGGAGGGTAGTTTCCAAGCAGGATTTAGCTGATAAGCTTTCCCAGAATGCTGAATTCGAAGCCACGGTAAAAGATCAGCGGGCCACAGTGGATACCACTTATAAACAAATCATCAGGTTTGACCCTGGTGTACAGGCAGTTTTCCTGGAGAATGACATCAAAAATTCTCTCAATTCCATTAAATCCAATTATGAGAGAAGGGCTTCAGACCTGCGCTATAAGACCTTCCTTCAGGCTTCGCAATTGTATACCGATCTTTTTTATGATAGGAGAGAGTTGAAGGGAAATAATAATGATATGGAAGGTCTAAGCAACTCTCTAAAGGATTGTAAGCTATCTACCAATCAGTTGAAACAAACCATGGGCAACCAGAAATAA
- a CDS encoding PKD domain-containing protein — MADTTTNGKSVSSNSQGYIFLYIFIAILVLAAIIFFFKSSVFDKRNVDARILKDEMYLNEDLVFTDNTRNAKKWLWEFGNGAKSNTQNGSYRYLKPGSYIVRLTVDGELREQFPVNVRDTVVAAIDTLVSINGPTSGVVNEEVRLEAEGKAGLYEWAFGETGRVDVKGRTALYTFHEPGQYMVKLTTDKGHRPVYHTIFITDPNAVIDTELVLPGEGERKVIDDIRARLQAIANGADFNTNYYYLTRKYMCNSEKVTVAVEQDNVKKSSDFYSYCMGLTFGGEIVVDEAQLTISPTSNCAILVNIKQHSAKTVK; from the coding sequence ATGGCCGACACGACTACCAATGGAAAATCAGTGAGCAGTAATTCGCAGGGATATATATTTCTGTACATTTTTATTGCCATACTCGTTCTCGCAGCAATTATCTTTTTCTTTAAGAGCTCTGTATTTGATAAACGCAATGTTGATGCGAGGATCTTAAAAGACGAGATGTACCTTAATGAAGACCTTGTATTTACCGATAATACAAGAAATGCCAAAAAATGGCTTTGGGAATTTGGCAATGGGGCCAAATCAAATACACAGAACGGAAGCTACCGTTATTTAAAACCGGGTTCTTACATCGTGAGGTTAACCGTTGACGGAGAATTGCGTGAACAGTTTCCTGTAAACGTAAGAGACACCGTTGTTGCCGCAATTGATACTTTAGTGAGTATTAACGGACCTACATCCGGAGTGGTGAACGAGGAAGTGAGGCTGGAAGCGGAAGGAAAAGCAGGCTTATATGAGTGGGCTTTTGGAGAAACAGGCCGTGTAGATGTGAAGGGAAGAACCGCTTTGTATACTTTTCATGAGCCCGGGCAATATATGGTGAAGCTGACTACAGATAAAGGTCACAGACCGGTTTACCATACCATCTTCATTACAGATCCGAATGCAGTAATTGATACGGAGCTGGTATTGCCCGGAGAAGGGGAGCGTAAAGTGATTGATGACATCAGGGCGAGGTTACAGGCCATAGCCAATGGTGCAGACTTCAATACCAATTATTACTACCTGACCCGTAAGTATATGTGTAACAGTGAGAAGGTTACCGTTGCTGTGGAGCAGGATAACGTTAAAAAGTCAAGCGACTTTTATTCTTATTGTATGGGATTAACCTTTGGAGGTGAGATCGTTGTAGACGAAGCACAATTGACCATCAGCCCTACTTCAAATTGTGCCATTCTGGTAAATATCAAACAACATTCAGCCAAGACCGTAAAATAA
- the tssR gene encoding type VI secretion system protein TssR domain-containing protein: protein MKRIISLFVLITQTALVMAQSPAAFGKKVKYMPKAFEKPSPTTDLGSEGKATNLPWIVFSDRDENYTTTAPGGSLIMKKLNFMEPFYVSKEENGYLKLIKYKAGMIRGRKINDKKSAISYGWIPKSKLLLWQRSYSNQKSGYPEKSIAVINGKMPMTESRFYYDQTDSAYVYSSPELKQRSAKVRLHEITYIFKKSEDGKKYLIGNEDQLIADSARKSIYGWIAADAVHNWGNRLFISPLQMDSYEQSDSVSFALHGVHMDPLLGTNDVILRSSPVVADEGNGRLVLGTAADVYNKSDNKLITISGSPLPYLSYLDLRKNIHKINVVFVVDGGSPMTKYFSGLTNTIQSFENVFNEYGKKHTLSYGAVVYRDGVSCATTGILSSPSLSPDYRKLMTFLSKEAKKTEGCNGRIAHQPVYDGIKAGLNLLKNHHNETNLIVLIGSTGNEAATEYRVNQLTEDFAQVDARLLAIQMYSDYDQLFNNFVLQSKKLVSEAAVYAADRKKRFLVKGEGLNSTQAYNTSQLDSISYYLDYPKNSLVQGGVVFPTKGSVNSAESMNAALKRFIKETDLDINSQISSLDSAFRLTGIERKNLSVTVESQLEAPVYGDVADKMPHNGFKYYMTNSVPEDIVAKNKSLLQYAVVLNTMEYKQLNDIFSLMIGQNLQPDQSSFRSKLVKNYINIQRQLLDMEISKGDIKAMSLAKYFRTVTGLPIQNELLNKYTVVDLKRKNKMPQVDFENYLKFLMSSSERVKRSTQVGQQFISNGKTYYYVTEQNFITPVEKANP from the coding sequence ATGAAACGAATTATCTCTCTATTTGTACTCATTACCCAAACTGCGCTTGTAATGGCACAGTCGCCGGCAGCATTTGGGAAAAAAGTAAAATATATGCCCAAGGCTTTCGAAAAGCCGTCCCCAACCACTGATTTAGGTTCAGAAGGCAAAGCCACAAATTTACCCTGGATTGTTTTTTCCGACAGGGATGAAAATTATACCACTACTGCACCCGGCGGAAGTCTGATCATGAAGAAACTGAACTTTATGGAGCCTTTCTATGTATCCAAAGAAGAAAACGGGTACTTAAAGCTGATCAAATATAAAGCAGGAATGATCAGGGGCAGAAAAATCAATGATAAAAAGAGTGCCATCAGTTATGGCTGGATTCCAAAATCCAAACTATTGCTTTGGCAACGTTCTTATTCCAACCAGAAATCCGGTTATCCGGAAAAATCTATTGCGGTGATCAACGGAAAGATGCCGATGACAGAGTCCAGGTTCTATTATGATCAGACAGATTCTGCTTACGTGTACAGCTCTCCGGAATTGAAACAACGGTCGGCAAAAGTAAGGCTTCATGAAATCACTTATATTTTCAAAAAATCTGAAGATGGAAAGAAATACCTCATAGGGAATGAAGATCAGCTGATTGCAGATAGTGCCAGAAAAAGTATTTATGGATGGATTGCAGCTGATGCGGTTCATAACTGGGGAAACAGGTTATTCATTTCTCCTTTGCAAATGGATTCTTACGAACAAAGTGACTCCGTTTCTTTTGCCCTTCATGGCGTACATATGGACCCGCTATTGGGTACTAATGACGTGATCCTGAGAAGCTCACCAGTTGTGGCTGATGAAGGTAACGGACGTTTGGTTTTGGGTACTGCAGCAGATGTTTATAATAAGTCTGATAATAAGCTGATTACCATCAGTGGTTCTCCATTGCCGTATCTGAGCTATCTCGACCTGAGAAAGAATATCCATAAAATCAATGTGGTATTTGTGGTGGACGGCGGAAGTCCGATGACGAAGTATTTCTCCGGTTTAACAAATACCATACAATCTTTTGAGAATGTTTTCAATGAGTATGGTAAAAAACATACGCTAAGCTATGGGGCAGTGGTTTACAGAGATGGGGTGAGTTGCGCCACAACAGGGATTCTAAGTTCTCCTTCTTTATCTCCTGACTACCGCAAGCTCATGACCTTCCTTTCAAAAGAAGCAAAGAAAACAGAAGGATGTAATGGTCGTATTGCACATCAGCCGGTTTACGACGGGATCAAAGCCGGATTGAACCTGTTGAAAAACCATCACAATGAAACCAACCTGATCGTATTGATCGGTAGTACCGGGAATGAAGCCGCGACAGAATATCGTGTGAATCAACTGACAGAGGATTTTGCTCAGGTAGATGCCCGGTTACTGGCCATTCAAATGTATAGCGATTACGATCAGCTGTTCAATAATTTCGTATTACAATCTAAAAAATTAGTCTCTGAGGCTGCGGTATATGCCGCAGACAGAAAGAAAAGATTTCTGGTAAAAGGAGAGGGCTTAAACAGCACACAGGCTTATAACACGAGTCAGTTGGATTCGATCTCTTATTATCTGGATTATCCAAAAAACAGTCTGGTGCAGGGTGGGGTAGTTTTCCCAACCAAAGGTTCAGTAAATTCTGCAGAATCAATGAATGCGGCCCTGAAACGTTTCATCAAAGAAACGGACCTGGATATTAATAGCCAGATCAGCTCTCTGGATAGTGCATTCCGTTTAACCGGAATTGAGCGTAAAAACCTATCTGTTACTGTAGAATCCCAGTTAGAGGCTCCGGTTTATGGAGATGTGGCAGATAAAATGCCACATAACGGGTTCAAATACTATATGACCAATTCTGTTCCTGAAGATATTGTAGCTAAGAATAAATCGTTATTACAATATGCCGTGGTTTTAAATACCATGGAATACAAGCAGTTGAATGATATTTTTTCTTTGATGATCGGTCAGAACCTTCAACCGGATCAGTCGTCTTTCAGGAGTAAACTGGTAAAGAATTACATCAATATTCAGCGTCAGCTATTGGATATGGAAATCTCTAAAGGAGACATTAAGGCGATGAGCCTTGCAAAATATTTCAGAACTGTAACGGGTTTGCCGATACAGAATGAGCTGCTAAATAAGTACACGGTAGTAGATCTGAAAAGAAAAAATAAAATGCCTCAGGTTGATTTTGAGAACTATTTGAAATTCCTGATGAGTTCCAGCGAAAGGGTGAAAAGAAGCACTCAGGTTGGTCAGCAGTTTATCTCAAACGGAAAGACTTATTATTATGTAACAGAGCAGAATTTTATAACGCCTGTTGAAAAAGCAAACCCTTAG
- a CDS encoding ATP-dependent Clp protease ATP-binding subunit → MSLTNISESVKLAIRVAQSLAKEYHNPEFTAAHLLKGLMHKDVGLRSFLTSIGKDEEYISEWAEVRIEELDKTAAAADEVKGSPEIAKVFEEADHIRIKLGLDLITPVCILTALCKPTVGFKPDQLKSFPIKERELLDLYIKDEEIQQVVSPAGAAGKEAKTSGAASALHKYCNDRIAMARDGKTDPIIGRDREARMIMEILCRRTKPNVIITGDAGVGKTALVDGFAQDVIADNVPDLLKGVQLFELDLGSLIAGASYKGEIEDRLKNILKEIKQFDKAVLFIDEIHTLLDNKGPIGGGVGNLLKPELARGEITVIGATTIDEYRKIIEPEQAFSRRFEVLQVNEPNEASAIKMLEKLKEKYEEHHQLKIQPDAIPDCVRLAKRYMKDRRLPDSAFDLLDRTMAAMKMMNDTSDKVLEELSTRLTELENAEGEEEIRLADYRWLYSQMQDKVSPVLLGQLTDETQVEAFETIEEYHDYLSRNMTALKLLAGQKTDEVHKQDIAAVVSYKTGIPLGKIQAQEKEKLLNMEQFLKRRVVGQDQALRAVSDAILESRSGLNKKGQPIGSFFLLGPTGTGKTELAKSIAEFLFNDEKAMIRFDMSEFKEEHSAALLYGAPPGYVGYEEGGLLVNKIRQQPYSVLLFDEIEKAHPSVFDTFLQILDEGHMHDRLGKEGDFSNSLILFTSNIGSEWIAEQVAKGEIPTSQQLMEIMARHFRPEFLARLSEIVPFAPISEHNVVRIFEIQLKSLIEALDKQGIAFEIEKEAVKMLALSGFTPKYGARQLSGVIRNELRRPISKYIISGELKKGNVIVIKKHENEERLVWEIIEQSAVTELENKI, encoded by the coding sequence ATGAGCCTTACAAATATCAGTGAATCAGTAAAATTGGCGATCAGGGTGGCACAATCCCTGGCTAAGGAATACCATAACCCGGAATTTACTGCGGCACACCTGTTAAAAGGATTGATGCATAAGGATGTGGGATTGAGAAGCTTTTTAACTTCCATTGGAAAGGACGAGGAGTACATCAGCGAATGGGCGGAAGTCAGAATTGAAGAGCTGGACAAAACGGCTGCCGCTGCAGATGAGGTAAAGGGAAGCCCCGAGATTGCTAAAGTTTTCGAAGAGGCGGATCACATCAGGATCAAGCTTGGGCTGGACCTGATTACCCCGGTATGTATTCTTACTGCATTGTGTAAGCCAACTGTCGGGTTTAAGCCGGACCAGTTGAAATCCTTCCCGATCAAGGAAAGAGAGTTGCTGGATTTATATATCAAGGACGAAGAAATCCAGCAGGTGGTATCACCAGCCGGAGCAGCAGGTAAGGAAGCCAAAACATCAGGAGCAGCGTCGGCGCTTCACAAGTATTGTAATGACCGGATAGCGATGGCCAGAGATGGAAAAACGGATCCTATCATTGGAAGAGACAGGGAAGCGCGAATGATCATGGAGATTCTTTGCAGGCGTACAAAACCGAACGTGATCATTACCGGTGATGCAGGGGTCGGTAAAACAGCACTTGTAGATGGCTTTGCACAGGATGTGATTGCAGATAATGTTCCTGACTTACTGAAGGGGGTACAGCTTTTTGAACTGGACCTGGGTTCTTTAATTGCCGGAGCTTCCTATAAGGGAGAGATTGAGGATAGGTTAAAGAACATTTTGAAAGAGATTAAGCAGTTTGATAAAGCGGTTTTGTTTATTGATGAGATCCATACGCTGCTGGATAATAAAGGTCCGATTGGCGGCGGTGTAGGCAATTTGCTGAAACCGGAACTGGCCAGAGGAGAGATTACGGTGATCGGGGCGACAACCATTGATGAGTACCGCAAAATCATAGAGCCGGAACAGGCTTTCAGCAGGAGGTTTGAAGTGCTGCAGGTGAATGAACCCAATGAAGCTTCAGCGATTAAAATGCTGGAGAAACTGAAAGAAAAATACGAAGAACATCACCAGCTGAAAATTCAGCCGGACGCTATTCCGGATTGTGTACGACTGGCAAAGCGTTATATGAAAGACAGGCGTCTTCCGGATTCAGCTTTTGATTTGCTGGACCGTACCATGGCAGCCATGAAAATGATGAATGATACATCCGATAAAGTTTTAGAGGAATTATCGACCAGGCTTACTGAATTGGAAAATGCAGAGGGGGAAGAGGAAATCCGGCTGGCCGATTACAGGTGGCTGTACAGTCAGATGCAGGATAAGGTGAGCCCGGTGCTTCTTGGTCAGCTTACCGACGAGACACAGGTAGAAGCCTTTGAAACAATTGAAGAGTACCATGACTATCTGTCCAGAAACATGACTGCGTTAAAATTGCTTGCCGGACAAAAAACAGATGAGGTACATAAACAGGATATTGCTGCTGTCGTTTCTTATAAAACCGGAATTCCTTTAGGGAAAATTCAGGCTCAGGAAAAGGAAAAGCTGCTGAATATGGAGCAATTTCTGAAGAGAAGGGTAGTGGGGCAGGATCAGGCGCTCAGAGCAGTGTCTGATGCAATTCTGGAATCACGGAGTGGTTTAAACAAAAAAGGACAGCCGATTGGATCGTTCTTTTTGTTAGGCCCGACAGGGACCGGTAAAACGGAACTGGCGAAATCCATTGCAGAGTTTCTTTTTAATGATGAAAAGGCAATGATCCGGTTTGACATGTCTGAATTCAAGGAGGAGCATTCTGCTGCATTACTTTATGGAGCGCCTCCAGGGTATGTAGGGTATGAAGAAGGTGGTTTGCTGGTGAATAAAATCAGGCAGCAACCTTATTCGGTTTTGTTGTTTGATGAGATCGAGAAGGCACATCCTTCGGTATTTGATACTTTTCTTCAGATCCTCGATGAAGGCCATATGCACGACAGACTGGGAAAAGAAGGTGATTTTTCCAATTCCCTGATTTTATTTACCTCCAATATCGGGAGCGAGTGGATTGCCGAGCAGGTGGCTAAGGGAGAAATCCCTACCTCACAACAGCTGATGGAAATTATGGCCCGCCATTTCAGGCCGGAATTTTTAGCCCGTTTATCTGAGATTGTTCCTTTTGCGCCGATTTCTGAGCACAATGTGGTCCGGATATTTGAAATTCAGCTAAAGAGCTTAATTGAAGCATTGGACAAGCAGGGGATTGCTTTTGAGATAGAGAAGGAAGCTGTAAAAATGCTGGCTTTAAGTGGTTTTACCCCTAAATATGGGGCGAGACAGCTGTCTGGAGTAATCAGAAATGAGCTGAGAAGGCCGATTTCCAAATATATCATATCAGGAGAATTGAAGAAAGGAAACGTGATTGTCATAAAAAAACACGAGAATGAGGAGCGCCTGGTATGGGAGATTATCGAACAAAGTGCAGTAACTGAGCTGGAAAACAAAATATAA
- a CDS encoding DUF5458 family protein encodes MATPEEQKIAQDSSQETAFKPAEKQSKAKLSLQESLDKLARVGGFDLLEATVDGLQNLNPERKARKQIFLTGDEKKKERDELKKKIQLWIDVLEDSDSVASMVDKSTEKLKNAEENLNKNIASALESTKELEQAYRSVNLFYQNTEADKVKNVIMMNASMDQIKDLDNPRFIDYVSDELKQKYDRLDLRENYSLMVIPGYMGSNKVVEKWSKIAYDNKAMLVTDFADLDQPDDVIDLFTSANLTGGDAFKSNTIMTCNWLVGRGKVAEVGEEDDLTVPGSAALAGKMYYTLMSQVTAGKKHGAINDVDGVKFDLKKSEISHLERIGLVPMVNEYGKVMAFSAKTLFNGDNIGLQTYSVVRVFDYVTKVLFDFLNRRAFENWTSKTEQDLRGQIVKFLDSIQGPERLIERFKIMRFERDEVQKDKIHLDIHITPYFPAKSFVVKLDGQKGEDEETTWSSEYAQQ; translated from the coding sequence ATGGCAACTCCAGAAGAACAAAAAATAGCACAGGATTCATCACAGGAAACGGCGTTTAAGCCGGCAGAAAAGCAAAGTAAAGCTAAGCTTTCCCTTCAGGAGAGTTTAGATAAACTGGCCAGGGTAGGTGGGTTTGATTTGTTGGAAGCAACAGTAGATGGTTTACAGAATTTAAATCCGGAAAGAAAGGCAAGGAAACAGATCTTTTTGACTGGTGATGAAAAGAAAAAGGAAAGAGATGAACTGAAAAAGAAAATCCAGCTTTGGATTGATGTATTGGAAGATTCGGATTCTGTGGCTTCGATGGTAGATAAGAGTACAGAAAAATTAAAAAACGCAGAAGAAAACCTGAATAAGAACATTGCTTCGGCGTTGGAAAGCACTAAAGAACTGGAGCAGGCTTACCGTTCTGTAAACCTGTTTTACCAAAATACAGAGGCAGACAAGGTGAAAAATGTGATCATGATGAACGCTTCTATGGACCAGATCAAAGATCTGGATAACCCAAGGTTTATCGATTATGTGAGTGATGAGCTGAAACAAAAATACGATAGGCTGGATCTTCGCGAAAACTACTCTTTAATGGTAATTCCAGGTTATATGGGCTCTAATAAGGTTGTAGAAAAATGGAGTAAGATTGCCTACGACAACAAAGCGATGCTGGTTACTGATTTCGCGGATCTTGATCAGCCTGATGACGTGATTGATTTGTTTACCTCTGCCAACTTAACCGGTGGCGATGCTTTCAAATCAAATACCATCATGACTTGTAACTGGTTAGTAGGCCGGGGTAAAGTAGCAGAAGTGGGTGAAGAGGATGACCTGACTGTGCCCGGATCAGCAGCTTTGGCCGGTAAAATGTATTATACATTGATGTCGCAGGTGACTGCAGGTAAAAAGCATGGTGCGATCAACGATGTGGATGGTGTGAAATTCGACCTGAAGAAAAGCGAAATCTCCCACCTGGAGCGTATTGGTTTAGTGCCCATGGTGAACGAATATGGTAAAGTAATGGCCTTCTCTGCTAAAACGCTGTTTAATGGAGATAACATCGGATTACAGACTTATTCTGTTGTTCGTGTGTTTGACTATGTAACCAAAGTATTGTTCGACTTCTTAAACAGAAGGGCTTTCGAAAACTGGACTTCTAAAACAGAACAGGACCTTCGCGGACAGATTGTGAAATTCCTGGATAGCATTCAGGGACCTGAACGTCTGATTGAACGATTCAAAATCATGCGTTTTGAACGTGATGAAGTACAGAAAGATAAAATCCATCTGGATATTCACATTACTCCTTATTTCCCTGCAAAAAGTTTCGTGGTGAAACTTGATGGTCAGAAAGGAGAGGATGAAGAAACCACCTGGAGTTCAGAATATGCGCAGCAATAG
- a CDS encoding NAD(P)H-dependent oxidoreductase, with translation MKQVLIINGDPEKTAATSHLIQAYHKGALEAGAHVKEIAIIDLIFNSNKQFNNRVPELEPDLKRALDLIMWANHVVLFCPVYLSSIPTRIKGFFDRLFMPDQVFTSKFQNISNNFSGKSARIISILDEETFEYWKQDKKVTYLSIKRNVFENCRFHPVHTSTIGQLYSLDNDYSKKWLRKLESFGSKLM, from the coding sequence ATGAAACAAGTATTGATCATCAATGGTGATCCTGAAAAGACTGCTGCTACAAGCCACCTGATCCAGGCTTACCATAAAGGAGCTCTGGAAGCCGGTGCACATGTAAAGGAAATTGCAATTATTGATCTGATCTTTAATTCAAATAAGCAATTCAATAACCGTGTTCCTGAACTGGAGCCGGATCTGAAACGTGCATTGGACCTGATCATGTGGGCAAATCATGTGGTCTTGTTCTGTCCGGTCTATTTGTCTTCTATTCCCACAAGGATAAAAGGCTTTTTCGACCGTCTTTTTATGCCTGACCAGGTTTTTACTTCCAAATTCCAGAACATCAGCAATAATTTCAGCGGGAAATCTGCGCGTATCATCTCCATATTAGATGAAGAGACTTTTGAATATTGGAAACAAGACAAAAAAGTAACCTATTTATCTATAAAAAGAAATGTCTTTGAAAACTGTCGTTTTCATCCGGTACATACGAGTACAATCGGTCAGTTGTATTCGCTTGATAATGATTACAGTAAGAAATGGCTTAGGAAACTGGAGAGCTTTGGATCGAAATTAATGTAG
- the tssD gene encoding type VI secretion system tube protein TssD, translated as MAFKTRLTLGSKEFDVLQCSFSLNRDVDAKGRPSSGVYGGTIHIEVESTEDTSVVESMVNNQYKALSGNIIFKRGEEDAKMKELSFEDGYIIQYTEGIAVHDKTPMTLSFVISARKLKLGNAEHTNDWPKA; from the coding sequence ATGGCTTTTAAAACCAGATTGACTCTAGGATCCAAAGAATTCGATGTGCTGCAATGCAGTTTTTCCTTAAACAGAGATGTGGACGCAAAAGGACGTCCGTCATCAGGTGTTTATGGTGGAACAATTCACATTGAAGTAGAATCAACAGAAGATACTTCAGTTGTGGAATCAATGGTAAACAATCAATACAAAGCATTATCAGGTAACATCATCTTTAAAAGAGGTGAAGAAGATGCAAAAATGAAAGAACTTTCCTTTGAAGATGGTTATATCATCCAATACACGGAAGGTATTGCTGTTCATGATAAAACTCCTATGACTTTAAGTTTTGTGATTTCTGCGAGAAAATTAAAGCTTGGCAATGCCGAGCATACCAACGATTGGCCAAAGGCTTAA
- a CDS encoding LysR family transcriptional regulator yields MSDFRLEVFYTVAKRLSFTKAATALFITQPAVTKHIHELEQQYNNKLFERKGNTIQLTPAGDLLLSHTETLFAIYRNIDFDMNTLVHKKEGALSLGASTTIAHYIIAPLLAGFKKKFEDIRLNLVNGNTEQIEKALLDKEIDLGIVEGKSKNQEISYTEFIRDEIVLVCSKDHPLARKGVLTAEALKLHSFVMREQGSGTREVIDHALKELGLKMADLKMEIQLGSTESIKSYLMNSSCLAFISIHGLAKELQNGSLHIIDIAGLSIERYFYFIHLQGKLDGLSEIFLRHAQLAYNLR; encoded by the coding sequence ATGTCGGATTTTCGTTTAGAAGTATTTTATACCGTAGCCAAGCGGCTCAGTTTTACCAAAGCAGCTACTGCTTTGTTTATTACCCAACCAGCTGTAACCAAGCACATCCACGAGTTAGAACAGCAGTATAATAATAAATTATTTGAGCGTAAAGGCAATACGATTCAACTCACTCCTGCCGGAGATCTGCTGCTTAGCCATACCGAAACACTCTTTGCCATTTATCGCAATATTGATTTTGATATGAACACTCTTGTTCATAAAAAAGAAGGTGCCTTAAGTCTGGGGGCCAGTACCACTATTGCCCATTATATTATTGCGCCATTATTGGCGGGATTTAAGAAGAAGTTTGAAGACATCAGGCTCAATCTGGTTAATGGAAATACCGAACAGATTGAAAAGGCCTTGCTGGATAAAGAAATTGATTTAGGTATTGTAGAAGGGAAATCCAAAAATCAGGAAATCAGCTATACGGAATTTATCAGGGATGAAATTGTATTGGTCTGCAGTAAAGACCATCCTCTGGCTAGAAAAGGTGTTTTAACCGCAGAAGCATTGAAATTACATTCCTTTGTGATGCGGGAGCAAGGTTCCGGAACCCGGGAGGTGATCGACCATGCCTTAAAAGAGCTGGGCCTGAAAATGGCTGATCTGAAGATGGAGATTCAGCTGGGGAGTACTGAAAGTATTAAATCTTACCTGATGAATTCTTCCTGTCTGGCATTTATTTCTATTCACGGGCTTGCCAAAGAACTGCAAAACGGAAGTCTTCATATCATCGATATAGCAGGATTGAGTATCGAACGTTATTTCTATTTCATTCATCTTCAGGGAAAGCTGGATGGTTTATCAGAAATATTCTTACGTCATGCCCAGTTGGCCTATAACCTGAGGTAA